gaatagaacaaacttagggaggaggcttctaatgttaacatgcatgaaaccaaggctattacggttacagaagtcgtcaaaagagagcgcctggggaataggagtggagctaggcactgcagggcctggattcacctctacattgccagaggaacataggaggagtagaataagggtacggctaaaagctatgagaattggtcgtctagaacgtctggaacattgAGTAAAAGGAGGAaaagcatcaaggtataatgtacagacaaaggtatggtagtatgtgaatacagtggaggtaaacctaggtattgagtgatgaagagagagatattgtctctagaaacatcattgaaaccaggagatgtcattgcatgtgtgggtggtggaactaataggttggataaggtatagtgagcaggactagaggctctacagtgaaataagccaataaacactaaccagaacaacaatggacaagacatattgacattaaggagaggcatgcttagtcgagtgatcaaaagggtccagtgagtggagaggttggttgggggtcacggcgatttagacagctagccaggccatcggtagcaagctagcataggatggaggtctgttgttagccacctcttgcgttccgtcagtagattagtggggttccgtgtggtagaggggattaatccccTCTAATCTTCTCCCAcactttgtttttgaattctttaaaccaaattgaatatgtttcattttatatttgaggctaaattgaatttattgatgtattatattaagttaaaataagtgttcattcagtattgttgtaattgtcattattacaaatacatttaaaaaaagcgtccaattaatcggtatcagctttttttggtcctccaataatcggtatcggtatcggcgttgaaaaatcataatcgtctGACCTCTAATTCTTATCAACTTTCAATTGTTAGGCGAGGCTACACTAAACaatttcctgacaccacaatcATTCTCTCTTGAAAGATTGCAATAATTTCAACTCGAGAAGTTAAAGCTACAATATgcaactttttgggcgacctgtcCAAATTCGCATGGAAATGTTAGTTATAGAtcagtcattctcattgaaagcaagagCTGTTCTCTTTGCACTATTTCAATGCTTCCGTTAagtttgtttttgcatcttttggttttgtacaccagcttcaaacagctgaaaaaacaatatatttggttattgaaaatatatttcacagaggtttaaATGGTACAAGATTCTCTActtcgagtggcgcagcggtttaaggcactgcatctcagtgcaagaggcgccactacagtccctgtttcgattccaggctgtatcacaacctgccatgattaggagtcccatagagcggcgcacatttggcccagcgtcgtccgagtttggcttgtgttggccgtcattgtaaataagaatttgttctcgactgacttgcctagttaaataaaggttacacatacactatacattgcttgttttgttacataaactgaaattaagagatctattcgaattttagcaaccaggaaatggcggagcaatttctgcatattgcaccttttaaTGGGGATCAGAGTACGATGTAAGGATGCTTTTTGGAAGCAAGTTTTGGAAAAACATCGAAGTGTCCCTTCGTGTCAAGTGTCTCTTTGGCAAAATAATAAACAAATATCCAATAGGGTGTTACTTTTTCAGAAGCTTGTATTGAAATTTCATTTTTGTAGTAAGAAAGTTTCATTGAAAAGTATGACTACTGACACATTTTCATTTGGAGCTAAGACCCTTTCCCTCTACgtctctgccccccctcccccgGTAGTTCCTGGGTGTGAACCAGATTCAGGTGGTGGTGAGCCGGAGCTCCACCCCCCAAGTCACGGAGGAGACCTACTTCATCCCCCGTAACCCGGTGGTGGATGCGGGCACCAACACCGACCCCCCGGTCATCTGCTGTGGCAGGCTCCGCCGGGAATGCCCCTGCCCGCCCCGAggcctcctgtcctccctcatcACCAAGGGTGGGCACCAGCATAGAAATAGGCCACTCTAATATTGTGTCTCTATGCTGGTACCCATAGAAATTGAATTCTACTTCTATGGACACCAGAATAGAGATACAATATTTGCCTAATGAACCTTCATAATGCTACAATGTGCTGATAATGCCATTGTGGTCTGTGTTTTATTTAATTCCGGGCACCAGGGGGGGCTAATGCTACCGTAGAAATGTTACCTTGGTGACGTTGCTATGGGATCAGGGGTTGGCATCTTGTAGTGTTTTGTGCTTGGGCGAGTGGAAAATCGAGAGAGCGGGTAATATGTTAGGATGGAGTTTGTAGAACCAGTGTGTGTCAATAAAGGGCACAAAGGTCCTCTAGAATTGCTGATTTTTATCCAGTGCATGCTGTTGAACAGTGCCACAGTTATACCCTGAGGCATTTATACAGCACAAATGGAGTAGATTTACAGATGGACTAAGGCACTGTCCCTGATGTACTGAAATATACAAGTTAACATTTAGGCTTAGTAGTAGATTATACCTTTCAAATCAAGTACAGCACATTTGGCAGGTGAAAGGCAAAAACTGCTAACTGGCCACGTACTGACTTctgacctctcctccctcccagtcCTCATTGCGTTAGTGCTGTTTGGCGTGGTGTGGTCCATCACAGAGAAGGAGTGTCTGCCGGGGGGGAACCTGTTCGGCATCACCGTGCTCTTCATCTGTTCggtcaccgggggcaaactggtGGGCCTCATACAGCTGCCCAAACTGCCTCCCTTTCCCCCGTTACTGGGTAGGTAATGcaaatggagagagagtgtgtgtatatatatatatgtgtttgtgtgttgtaggtgaTGGGCTCTGTCTTGTCCATGACTGCATGTGTATGTGCACTATACAACAGGTTATCTTCTGTAACCTCTACCTCATTTCACTTGTTGAGTGAGACAATAATGCCAATATGGCATCTTCAGGGTGTTGCGTGCCATACATGTTCCTTAGTAATTttagattttttacattttttatctttatttaactaggcaagtcagttaagaacacattcttattttcaatgacggtctaggaacggtgggttaactgcctcgttcaggggcagaatgacagatttttaccttgtcagctcgggggtttgaactcgcaaccttccggttactagtccaacgctctaaccactaggctactctgccgcccccaGTAACAGTCAGAGACGCcatctttttttttgtctttgatATGGGAGTGGTGGCCTGGCTGCTGGTAATATATCTGCTGTTATCGTAGATAGAACACACACGACTACTTACTATAATAAGCCCACATTCAGATTAAACACACCCACTCACTATATTTAGCATGCATGCACTTGCTTGTCCCCTCAGTACTGCTCTTTACTATACATGTCAAATGGAACTGTTTCAGCTGCATGTAACATGGTCAAACAGTCTTTTATTATTCTGTCTGGCTTTGCCAACACTGCTACTTCGTGTGTAGTACGTCATACATGTGCTACTACCATACCTAGACAGTGACGTGATTACCTTGTTGACTTAGACTGATAGGGAGTgaattcaaatgtatttgtatttcttAACATAATATAGAGACTTGGTTGAGACACGGCGCAGCTTTGACCAAAGTCTTGATGCTGGTAACCACATGACAAGTCCTGTAGTTTGCATAGACCCCTATAATAAGACAGTGGCCACTCGTTCAGCCCACAAGGAGATAATCAGACGTTTAGATTCATAACCTACTCCTCGCTTTCAACAGTCCAGAAAGGAGATTGGAGATAATAAATAAGTGTTTGGTGGGTCTTTTGATTTGCCATCTTTGTCGGATAGACACTACACTAACGATCAGAGGCCACTCCCATAGTTCAGAAGTAAAGTCCTGATTGTTGGATGTACATCTTTGATAGTTAATGTCTCTCCAACCCCTGTTTTTCTTTGTGTAAACCCAGAGGAACTCTGTTTCCCAGTTCAAAGTCCCCGTTTCACTGTTTGAACTGAACAGACCTTTTTTTGGCCTACGTTGCCTCAAATCCACACAACCCTGGCGTTGGCTAATGCCACTCTcttaccaactgaaccacacaggacCACATTGATCTTTCTGACCTTCAAAAGGCAATTCAATTTCATACAGTAGATTAAAGACTCCAATGTTTGCATTATTCCTACTTGGAAAGGTTTTTCCTTTACTCCCAAAAGACTCCTATGCCTAGAAGCCTTTGATATCTTAAACCAATTGATCTTCAACTTTTTGAATATTCAGTTCCATAAAAGGTCTATTTCTTGGCATTTGAACCATTGTGAAGATGGGAATAATATCTTAGCCTGAAGTTTTCTGTTTAACTCTTAAAAAAACATGGTTGTCTTCAGAATAACAGGAAGACATTGttcccccccccctttgctgtGAGAGAAAGTCCAAAGAATAACACCATGGTTGTTTATAAAAGTATTACTTTATCATACTATTATATTAAAGTTATCCTTGTTTTCTGTCATTCTCTACAGGTATGCTATTGACGGGCTTCCTGCTGCGTAATATCCCCATGGTAACGGACGCCGTGTACATCGACTTCCGATGGTCTGCCTCCCTGAGGAACATTGCCCTCGCTGTCATCCTGGTCCGAGCAGGCCTGGGATTGGACGGCTCGGTATGTCAATCAAacactcatctctctccatagGCCGACGCTTTTAGTGTTTAGTACTTGTCTTTTATTATTTAAGTTCCTGTGTTAAAGGAAACATCCCCTCAAACTATACATGTGTATATCTTTTTCATTAGTTCACTgttacagtcccaaaatgttttgcatttcaGCAGTTAAGTTTTCATGACTTCCAGGAAGCAAAGTGTCACTTGCCACGTCGTCATGGTGTAaaactcatcatcatcatcatcatcatgatgtagcaagtgacactttgcttcttgaaaatCCTATTTCTTCAAAACTTGACTGcagacatgcaaaacattttgtgaatGTATCCACAGTGGACTAATGCAATGTGGATTTTTCCTTTAAttggtgtgtgtacatgtgtgttccCAGGCTCTGAAGAAGCTGAGTATGGTATGTGCGCGCGTGGGAATGGGACCCTGCATCATCGAGGCCTGCACCGTCGCCAGCGTCTCCCACTTCCTCATGGGCTTGCCCTGGATCTGGGGATTCATCCTAGGGTAAACTCTCTTTCTCGGTCTcgttttgtctctctttctctctcgatctctcttcgcTGTCGCTCTGTCGTCCTCTCTGAGCCTTCTTCTTCTAAATCCCATTCAGTATTCTGCCTCCCGATGCATTTGTAAAGCTAAAGGGCTACCTAACACCGCTTTCATTCCAATAAGACAGGTGTAGAGTATTTTAGCAGCTACCTCACCATGAACACTTGAAGTATCATTTATACCAGGGCTCTCTAATCCTGTTCCTGGaaagctaccgtcctgtaggagttcactccaaccctaatctagtgcacctgattctaataattagctctAACCAGGTTAGTTCTAActggggttggagcaaaaaccgaCAGGATGGTTAGCCCTCGATGAACAGGATTGGAGACGCCGCCTTTATACATTTTCATTTCATCCTGACACTTAGCCCtttgttctctttctttctttctctctcctctctttctcgctctctccctctcttttgctatatctctgtcttctctatTTCTCTCGTCCTCGctcctcttgctccctctcttgtcctctccacTTTTATGGTCTCTCACTCTGATCTGTCCATCATTCTATTCATCCATCCCTCTAaatatactacatgaccaaaagtgtgtggaaacctgctcgtcgaacatctcattccaaaatcatggacattaatatggagttggtcccccccttttactgctataacagcctccactcttctgggaaggctttcaacttgaagttggaacattgctgcggggacttgcttccattcagacacGAGCATTAGTGCGGTTGGGCACTGATGAGCTTTACGCCACACCAGCCGACGCTTGggattgcgcatggtgatcttaggcttgtgtgcagctactCGGCCAAGGGAattcatttcatgaagctccagacgaacagttcttgtgctgatgacaggtgatttttacacactacgtGCTGCAGCACTCGGcagttccgttctgtgagctggtgtggcctaccacttcacggctgagtcgttgttgctcctagacattgccaacagcacttacagttgcccggggcagctctagcagggcagaaatgtgatgatCTGCCACGTTGATGATCTGCCACACTTCAgtagggccattctactgccaatgtttgtctatggaatattgcatggctgtgtgcttgatttgatacacctgtcagcattgggtgtggctgaaattgccaaatccactcatttgaagggatgtccacatataGTGTATATCTCAAACTAATCCCTATTAGTAAAGCTGCATCATTAAACACTTAGTCTTTACTCATTGtattctcccctcccctgtcccttctaggtttgatgtcttcaaatcaatcaatcaaatgtgttatttttatttagagccctttttacatcaacagTTGTCAAAGTGCTTTTACAGTAACCCGACCTTTGAAAGCATCTTCCACGGGCCCATATTATATGATGAACTCTCATagtgtgtctcctctcctgtaggTTTGTACTGGCTAAATGGTCATATGATCATTATTCATATTACAGGTTGTTACTTCGGAGGTCGTTCTTCAGCCTGGCAACCCGAACCTGATGAATATGATGATTAACCCTCACTTTGGCTCTCCTGTCTCTTGTAGATTTGTGCTGGGAGCCGTGTCCCCGGCCGTGGTGGTTCCCTCCATGCTGCTGCTGCAGAAGGACGGCTACGGCTTGGAGCAGGGCATCCCTACCCTCCTCATGGCCGCCGGCAGCTTCGACGACATCCTGGCCATCACCGGCTTCACCACCTGCATGGGCATGGCCTTCGCCACCGGTAGGGATCCAATTAGTCGGGAGCATGTTGATTTGTGCCTCTGCTCTGAGCCAATGATGAGAGGAGACCACTAGAAAAAAATAGAACTTTATTATCTGTTTTTGTTGCAACGTTACTAGAGATCTTCCTGCAATCCGTGCTGGATCCAATAGATGACGCCCTCACACTTCGGGAATCAAACCTACGAACcatgttgcaagcgccatgctttaccaactgagcttACACAGGACCATTTAGTATGAGCTATTACAGTGTCTTCCTCTGTATTGCATGATTTGTATTATTGACTTCCTGCTGCATACTGCGTCCCTAATGGCATCCCATTCCCTATAGAGTGAACtgtttttgaccagggtccacatAGGAGTAACAGGGTAACATTTGGGACGATCCCATCTGTTTTGATATTAACTTCATATGTTTTGTTGTgctgtgtctccctctgcagGCTCCATGTGGTACAACCTGCTGAGAGGTATACTGGAGGTGGGAGGGGGAATGGTAGCTGGGGTACTGCTGGGATTTCTGCTGCGCTACTTTCCCAGCAAAGACCAGGTAGGAATCTCCATCGAAAGCACTTAGCTGTTAGTCTAGGAGTAGGCCAGGTCTAGGAAACTAGCTTGTAGAGTTGACCTATAACAGAGCTCAGTTTTCTCAGTAGCGTTTCCCTTTCTCAGTAATGTTAGTCCAGGGACATAGTCCTTGTTTGGGAAACTTTATTAATGCGTCCTTtcttccttctctcgctctctctcctgtaggacAACGTCGTGATGAAGCGCTCATTCCTGCTGCTGGGCCTGTCGGTGTTTGCCGTGTTCGGCAGCAACGTGGCCGGCTTCCCCGGCTCGGGGGGCCTCTGCACCCTGGTCCTTGCCTTCCTGGCTGGCCTAGGCTGGAGAAGATCAAAGGTCAGTCAACGACCCCATCCCGTGCCGACCCCTCACTCAACCCTCCGTACCCTGCATCTTCTAGCTAGGCGCTTACTCTCTCACCCAACACCCAAATGCCCCTCCAGCCCTTACCTCTAACACAGTGGACTAAACTAAAGCATCGGATAGCAGCTGGACAGCTTGAACGTTCCAGTGTAGCACAAACTGTTGTCTTAAGACACAGTGGGACCCTTCCAGTCAGTATACAGAGGCCCAATCCTAAATTCAGAGTCACATCTGATATAGTCTCTTTGGGAGGCAGATTCTCTAGTAGAGAAACAAAGTTGTGAAGTCTTGGTGTTTGCTGAACTCTCTCTGTAGTCTGGTTTGTGTCTGGtaagtgtttttaaaaaaaatgtttttgttatcaCTTGTCTTGATAGTGCTTCTCAAACCCTTCCATTTGACTACTTTCACAAATTGTTTGAAAACGTCAGTAATTTGAGAAACCGTAAcgtgtgtgtctgactgactctgCGTGTTTGTGTGCAGGTCCCTGTGGAGGACATAGTGGGTATTGCCTGGGAAGTGTTCCAGCCACTGCTCTTTGGCCTGATCGGGGCTGAGATCCAAATCTCAGAGCTGGACAAAAACACTGTCGGTgagaacacaaacacacgcataaacacacagtcggtaagaacacacacaccacatataccTTTATACCCCGCTCTTTGGAGATCTTCTATCAGGTGTGTTTTCCTACTTTAACCTGAATAAAGTGTTTATCATTCTATCCCCTATTCCCTTCCCTGTCTCACCAG
This sequence is a window from Oncorhynchus tshawytscha isolate Ot180627B linkage group LG34, Otsh_v2.0, whole genome shotgun sequence. Protein-coding genes within it:
- the LOC112231708 gene encoding sodium/hydrogen exchanger 9B2, giving the protein MMEDDQTKSKPPTPSPLLDLEHSDGASPVSNHAEFLGVNQIQVVVSRSSTPQVTEETYFIPRNPVVDAGTNTDPPVICCGRLRRECPCPPRGLLSSLITKVLIALVLFGVVWSITEKECLPGGNLFGITVLFICSVTGGKLVGLIQLPKLPPFPPLLGMLLTGFLLRNIPMVTDAVYIDFRWSASLRNIALAVILVRAGLGLDGSALKKLSMVCARVGMGPCIIEACTVASVSHFLMGLPWIWGFILGFVLGAVSPAVVVPSMLLLQKDGYGLEQGIPTLLMAAGSFDDILAITGFTTCMGMAFATGSMWYNLLRGILEVGGGMVAGVLLGFLLRYFPSKDQDNVVMKRSFLLLGLSVFAVFGSNVAGFPGSGGLCTLVLAFLAGLGWRRSKVPVEDIVGIAWEVFQPLLFGLIGAEIQISELDKNTVGLGIGSLAIGLLVRVLFTFVCVLCAGFNFKEKLFIALAWLPKATVQAAIGSTALDMARTKEDKVLEKYGMDVLTVAVLSILLTAPIGALVIGLTGPRLLQKPKNPAWEREQSGTMTESPITYESTL